A genomic segment from Phragmites australis chromosome 6, lpPhrAust1.1, whole genome shotgun sequence encodes:
- the LOC133922331 gene encoding abscisic acid receptor PYL3, with protein MVEMDGGGGGVGVGVGGGEAAGRRWRLADERCDLRAMETDYVRRFHRHEPRDHQCSSAIAKHIKAPVHLVWSLVRRFDQPQLFKPFVSRCEMKGNIEIGSVREVNVKSGLPATRSTERLELLDDNEHILSVRFVGGDHRLKNYSSILTVHPEVIDGRPGTLVIESFVVDVPDGNTNDETCYFVEALLKCNLKSLAEVSERLVIKDQTEPLDR; from the exons atggtggagatggacggtggtggtggaggagtgggagtgggagtaggaggaggggaggcggcggggcggcggtggcggctggCAGACGAGCGGTGCGACCTGCGCGCCATGGAGACGGACTACGTGCGGCGGTTCCACCGACACGAGCCCCGCGACCACCAGTGCTCCTCCGCCATCGCCAAGCACATCAAGGCACCCGTCCACCTC GTTTGGTCTCTGGTGAGGCGGTTTGATCAACCACAGCTTTTTAAGCCCTTTGTGAGCCGGTGCGAAATGAAAGGGAACATTGAGATTGGTAGCGTGAGGGAGGTTAATGTTAAGTCTGGTCTGCCTGCCACAAGAAGCACCGAGAGGCTGGAGCTGTTAGATGACAATGAGCACATACTCAGTGTCAGGTTTGTTGGAGGTGATCATAGGCTGAAG AACTACTCCTCCATCCTCACCGTCCACCCCGAGGTCATCGACGGCCGGCCTGGGACGCTGGTGATCGAGTCCTTCGTGGTGGACGTCCCCGACGGCAACACCAATGACGAGACGTGCTACTTCGTCGAGGCCCTGCTCAAGTGCAACCTCAAGTCGCTCGCGGAGGTGTCGGAGCGCCTGGTCATCAAGGATCAAACAGAGCCCCTTGACCGGTGA